The Arachis ipaensis cultivar K30076 chromosome B07, Araip1.1, whole genome shotgun sequence genome includes a window with the following:
- the LOC107606228 gene encoding neuroguidin isoform X1 (The sequence of the model RefSeq protein was modified relative to this genomic sequence to represent the inferred CDS: added 26 bases not found in genome assembly) produces the protein MTGPVLRTSLSSMENAANDDANQKEAPHLVALLKEMKEGLDTVNRKIQSLTAKVKEDQYPTADGFSYLEAKNLLLLNYCQSLVYYLLRKAKGFSIEEHPVIRSIVEIRLFLEKIRPIDKKQQYQIQKLMKVGENATRSEIPSEKEGVASDKAEDVSKYRPNPDMLVSKSDLAAQDGDDVYRPPRFAPASMELERTSKQERNALRREKEILKQAKQSHFIRELMDDMDERPEEVREFEGNSKEVDRYIAKMDERAQQEEELFTRVPLTRQERKREKYLKKSRNGMQGLTESFFDEIKSLPFENKGGEDIMGSSKGGSRNGKLKKRKLNSGGCSSSMLFHHSPNYI, from the exons tctctcaagcaTGGAGAACGCTGCAAACGATGATGCAAATCAAAA AGAAGCTCCTCATCTTGTTGCGTTGTTGAAAGAAATGAAGGAAGGACTCGACACCGTGAATCGCAAAATCCAATCCTTAACTGCCAAG GTGAAAGAGGATCAATATCCTACAGCAGATGGGTTCAGTTATCTTGAAGCTAAAAATTTGCTGCTTTTGAACTATTGCCAATCCCTTGTTTACTACTTGTTGCGCAAGGCGAAGGGGTTTTCAATAGAAGAACATCCAGTTATTAGAAGCATTGTAGAGATAAGATTATTTTTAGAAAAG ATTCGGCCAATTGACAAAAAACAACAATACCAAATTCAGAAACTCATGAAAGTTGGTGAAAATGCCACTAGAAGTGAGATTCCAAGTGAGAAGGAGGGGGTTGCATCTGATAAGGCTGAGGATGTGTCAAAGTATCGCCCGAATCCTGACATGCTTGTTAGCAAATCGGATTTAGCAGCTCAG GATGGTGATGATGTATATCGTCCTCCGAGATTCGCCCCTGCTTCCATGGAGCTAGAGAGAACTTCAAAGCAAGAAAGGAATGCCTTGAGAAGGGAAAAAGAGATTTTGAAACAAGCTAAGCAAAGTCATTTTATCAGGGAATTGATGGATGATATGGATGAAAGACCTGAGGAG GTAAGAGAATTTGAGGGAAATAGTAAAGAAGTTGATAGATATATTGCCAAGATGGATGAGCGTGCTCAGCAAGAGGAAGAGTTGTTCACTCGTGTTCCTCTAACAAGAcaggagaggaagagagagaaataCTTGAAGAAATCAAGAAATGG GATGCAAGGTCTTACAGAAAGTTTCTTTGATGAAATTAAGTCATTACCCTTTGAAAATAAAGGTGGTGAGGATATAATGGGCTCCAGTAAGGGTGGCAGCAGAAATGGGAAGCTAAAGAAGCGAAAG TTGAACTCCGGTGGTTGTAGTTCATCTATGCTATTTCATCACAGTCCCAATTATATTTGA
- the LOC107606228 gene encoding neuroguidin-B isoform X2 (The sequence of the model RefSeq protein was modified relative to this genomic sequence to represent the inferred CDS: added 26 bases not found in genome assembly), with product MTGPVLRTSLSSMENAANDDANQKEAPHLVALLKEMKEGLDTVNRKIQSLTAKVKEDQYPTADGFSYLEAKNLLLLNYCQSLVYYLLRKAKGFSIEEHPVIRSIVEIRLFLEKIRPIDKKQQYQIQKLMKVGENATRSEIPSEKEGVASDKAEDVSKYRPNPDMLVSKSDLAAQDGDDVYRPPRFAPASMELERTSKQERNALRREKEILKQAKQSHFIRELMDDMDERPEEVREFEGNSKEVDRYIAKMDERAQQEEELFTRVPLTRQERKREKYLKKSRNGMQGLTESFFDEIKSLPFENKGGEDIMGSSKGGSRNGKLKKRKRRH from the exons tctctcaagcaTGGAGAACGCTGCAAACGATGATGCAAATCAAAA AGAAGCTCCTCATCTTGTTGCGTTGTTGAAAGAAATGAAGGAAGGACTCGACACCGTGAATCGCAAAATCCAATCCTTAACTGCCAAG GTGAAAGAGGATCAATATCCTACAGCAGATGGGTTCAGTTATCTTGAAGCTAAAAATTTGCTGCTTTTGAACTATTGCCAATCCCTTGTTTACTACTTGTTGCGCAAGGCGAAGGGGTTTTCAATAGAAGAACATCCAGTTATTAGAAGCATTGTAGAGATAAGATTATTTTTAGAAAAG ATTCGGCCAATTGACAAAAAACAACAATACCAAATTCAGAAACTCATGAAAGTTGGTGAAAATGCCACTAGAAGTGAGATTCCAAGTGAGAAGGAGGGGGTTGCATCTGATAAGGCTGAGGATGTGTCAAAGTATCGCCCGAATCCTGACATGCTTGTTAGCAAATCGGATTTAGCAGCTCAG GATGGTGATGATGTATATCGTCCTCCGAGATTCGCCCCTGCTTCCATGGAGCTAGAGAGAACTTCAAAGCAAGAAAGGAATGCCTTGAGAAGGGAAAAAGAGATTTTGAAACAAGCTAAGCAAAGTCATTTTATCAGGGAATTGATGGATGATATGGATGAAAGACCTGAGGAG GTAAGAGAATTTGAGGGAAATAGTAAAGAAGTTGATAGATATATTGCCAAGATGGATGAGCGTGCTCAGCAAGAGGAAGAGTTGTTCACTCGTGTTCCTCTAACAAGAcaggagaggaagagagagaaataCTTGAAGAAATCAAGAAATGG GATGCAAGGTCTTACAGAAAGTTTCTTTGATGAAATTAAGTCATTACCCTTTGAAAATAAAGGTGGTGAGGATATAATGGGCTCCAGTAAGGGTGGCAGCAGAAATGGGAAGCTAAAGAAGCGAAAG AGGAGACATTGA
- the LOC107606229 gene encoding protein CLT2, chloroplastic (The sequence of the model RefSeq protein was modified relative to this genomic sequence to represent the inferred CDS: added 111 bases not found in genome assembly): MTHSLTSSFHSFFFFPPSSSSVQLNTPKLQLLLPMSSNSQPLPLKFSHSNRTRTTTNNNNRHKIRASSSTDDPSPSSSSATNFVLFSSAALTVTLAVANRVLYKLALVPMKDYPFFLAQFTTFGYVVVYFSILYIRYRAGIVSDEMLAIPKLRFLAIGFLEALGVATGMFAAAVLPGPVIPVLSQTFLVWQLLISVLLLGRKYSINQLVGCLLVASGVVVSITSGSNTGQMLSEVEFFWPALMIISSAFQAAASVIKESVFIDNAIQLKQKSLDIFVVNSFGSGFQALFVLLFLPLLSNLKGIPFVQLPSYLKSGAGCFLNLGTHKSSCDGAPWLPLLYIVTNLAFNISLLNVVKTSSAVVASLMVMLSVPISVIILSLPLPYLPEGTSLSPVFVVGCAILVSGLYLYDTTRPAKNSTKSD, from the exons ATGACGCATTCTTTAACGTCGTCGTttcattccttcttcttcttccctccttcttcATCATCCGTACAACTCAACACACCAAAGCTTCAACTTCTGTTACCAATGTCATCAAATTCTCAACCGCTTCCCCTCAAATTCTCTCACTCAAATAGAACAAGAaccaccaccaacaacaacaatCGCCACAAGATTCGAGCTTCGTCCTCAACCGATGATCCTTCACCATCTTCATCAAGTGCGACGAATTTCGTTTTGTTCAGTTCCGCTGCTCTAACTGTTACATTGGCGGTGGCTAATCGTGTGCTTTATAAGCTTGCTCTCGTTCCCATGAAAGATTACCCCTTTTTCCTTGCCCAGTTCACAACATTTGG GTATGTGGTTGTGTATTTTAGCATATTGTATATCAGATATAGGGCAGGTATTGTAAGTGATGAGATGCTAGCCATTCCGAAACTTCGCTTTCTGGCCATTGGGTTTCTTGAAGCTTTGGGTGTGGCCACTGGAATGTTTGCTGCAG CTGTACTTCCTGGACCAGTCATACCCGTATTGAGTCAG ACTTTTTTAGTTTGGCAGCTATTGATTTCTGTTCTTCTCTTGGGGAGAAAGTACTCAATCAACCAATTGGTTGGATGTTTACTTGTAGCTAGTGGAGTTGTGGTGTCTATTACAAG TGGCTCAAACACGGGTCAGATGCTCTCTGAAGTTGAGTTCTTTTGGCCAGCATTGATGATTATTTCTAGTGCTTTT GCTCTGTTTGTACTTCTTTTTCTACCTTTACTTTCTAACTTGAAAGGCATACCATTCGTTCAACTTCCTTCGTATCTTAAAAGTGGAGCTGGTTGCTTTCTGAACCTTGGAACTCATAAATCAA GCTGTGACGGTGCTCCCTGGCTTCCCCTGCTTTATATAGTTACCAACTTGGCATTCAATATATCGTTGCTTAACGTGGTAAAAACCTCCTCTGCAGTTGTTGCTTCTCTTATGGTAATGTTATCAG TGCCGATTTCCGTCATCATTCTTTCCCTTCCGTTGCCTTATCTTCCCGAGGGAACAAGCCTGAGCCCAGTTTTTGTAGTTGGCTGCGCCATCCTTGTATCTGGTCTTTATCTGTATGACACAACCAGACCTGCCAAGAATAGTACTAAATCTGATTGA